Part of the uncultured Desulfobacter sp. genome, AAAGCCATCGAAGCCTGGCAAGAACTGGTAAAGGTCAATCCGATGGCCCGGACATCCGGGGGAAAACTTATTTCCGAACTGATTGAAACCCTGAAAAAGCAAGCCGAGTAGTGCATGGCTTAGACCGGGTTCTTCCCGCTGCACCCAGGGGGTGGAAATATGAAGTCATATATAAACCCATCCGCCATATCTATTTCAGGATATACCCGGATAAAAAGATTGTTCGGATTTCCGCGCCCGCCCAAGTCTCCCCCAAGACCTTGGTCCAGGCAATTCAGGCAAAATCCGCCTGGTTAAAGGAGAAGATGAGGTCCCCGGGCAATGTGGCCGTACCTTTGACGCCGGAACCTGCAATAAGAGACAGCCGCTCATGCATGCTATGGGGCAAATCACTGGCGGTGGTGCGTGAGAACGACACTGTCCGGCCCGTGATCTGTTTGACAACAGACTCCGAAATCACCGTCCGGGTGCCTTCCGGTTTTGGGGCAAAAAAAGAAGCAAATCTATGGAATCAATGGCTGCGTTCGCTTTTAAAGGAACGTATTCAAATGTTGCTTGAAAAATGGCAGCCGGCCATGGGCATTGCGCCGGCTGAATGTCGACTAAAAAAAATGAAGACCCGTTGGGGGTCTTGCAACACGAGAGCCAAACGCATATGGCTCAATGCATCTCTTGTGCACCTGGATCCTGCTCTGTTGGAATATGTGCTGGTCCATGAACTTGTTCACCTGCTGGAACCTGGTCACACGCGGCGGTTTTATGGGATTGTGGAAAAATACCTGCCGGACTGGCAGGATAGGGAATCACGCCTGAATCAAATAGCGTTGAATCAATTGGTTTCTAACTGAATATATAAAATCCTAAATTTTTTGCATAGGGTGGGGGATTGTAGAATTCTCCGTAAATGTAGTTTCCCTGGATCTGTCTGACCACGGCCCTGCGTTTAATCAATGACCGTTTAATATCATCCAGGTTAAATTCAACATCCAGAAAATCATTGACATGGATCCTGTGGGATTTGGATATTCGAAATCCAATGGCGGATAACGACACCTGTTCCACACGGATTTTCCCAAATTCTCCGGTTTTAAGGCGTTTGAACTGTCCCTGCAGGAATACTGATTTTCCAAAATTTTCAATATTCTCTTTTGGGATGGGTTCCGAGGGGCTTTTTTCACCGTCCTGGGTGCTTTCAAGGGCAATTTCTTTTTCCACCAGCCCCTGGATGTTTTCCGGCATGTCCGCCACTTCACTGTCCTGGTCCGGTTGCCGGGTCTTGGCCAAAGCCTGGGCCACAAGCGTTTTAAGCTGCCCTGCATCTTCACCTGCCATGGTGTGGGTCTGGATGGTAATCGCTGAAAAAATTTGTTTGTAATCCCCGGGCACCTTGGTTAATACTTTTTTTATTCTCTCCTGGGCCTTTTGGGCACCATCGGAATAGGTCAAAGGCAAAAGCGCAATAAAGCTGTTGTCGGCATACCTGAAAATCAAATCTTCCCTGCGTTTGGTTTTATTCAAAATGGCGGCAAGATCCTTGACCACTTTGTCACATCGTTCTTGACCGAGGGTTTCATGCTGCCTGGAAAGACCGTCAATCACCAGAATAAGTATGGAAAAAACCCGGCCGAACCGGGCCTGAAAATCATCGGTCCCGGTAACGATACGTTCAAAGCTGTATCTGTTTCTAAGTCCGGTCAGGCTGTCCCGGGTTGCCAGATTTGTCAATGCCTGGTGGTAGTATGACCGTTCAATGGCAATGCCCGCATATTCGGCAATGGCGGACAGCAGGTCAAGGTCTTGCTCGCTGAATGCCTCTTCATTGATTCGGTTGACCAATTCAATGACACCGAAAATTTTGTTGTCGGCTTTTAATGGAGCGGCAATAATAGAGAGGGTTTTGAACTGTGTGTATTTGTCCACCCGGCTGCTGAACCGTTTGTCGGACGTTACATCATCCACCACCAACGGCTTGCCGGTTTTCATGACATGCCCTGCAATACCTTCTCCTTTGGGCAGCCTCACCCCTTGCAAACGCTTGCTGTTGGTGCCGACCACCACGGAAAAAACAAGATCTCCGGTTTTGGTATCCTTGAGAAGGATAGACCAGTGGCAGGGTTGAAAAATACAGCCCACCCGGTACAAAACGATATCAAGGACTTCCTTGACGGTTTTGGCTTTGGACAGGGATTTGCCCATCTCAAATCCAATGTCTGCGGGCAAAGACGCGTCCCGGCTTAGGGCGGTATCCGTTGTGCTGTCTGTGGGGTCTCCCTGGTAGTAATATTTTGTATTGGCCCGGGACAGCTTGATATTTGCCCAGAGCAGGTTTTCTTTGAGTTGATCTATGGTTGGAAATACAAACTGGTAAAAGGCGGAGATCTCTTCAATCTCTTTGTTCATTTCAAGGATGCAATTGATGATATCCACTTTTTCCGGATTGATGCAGGCTTCCACCTCGGGGGGAAGGATGGGCGGTCGAATGAAATCAAATGATCCCATCCCCTGGGTCCAGCACAAAAAATCGGCCATACAGACAATGGCGATCAATTGTTTTTCATCATGGGTCAGGCCGTGATCTTCAAATGACTGGTGGTGGTATTTTACGGCAAGCACCAGATTTTCAGGCAGCTGCCACCGGGTGCAGAAAAAAGCTCCGATATCATCATGGCCCAGGCCCAGTTCGGACCGTTCCTTTTCAATGACAAGATCGGTGGATTCCGACAGATTCCTGATAAATTCGCCATAGTTTCGATGGCCCTGCAGATCTAAAAAAATCTTACCCACGTCATGAAGCAAACCGGCTGTATAGGCTTCTTCCGGGTTCGGGTATTCAATTTTTTGGGCGATCTTCATGCTCAGCACCGCCACCGCAAGGCTGTGGCGCCAGAACATCAGCCGGTTAAATTCTTTTGTCTGGCCGTTTTTAAATATTTTTTCGAAAATGGCCATGCCCAGGGCCAGCTTTTTGATTTCATCCAGGCCAAGGATAACAACGGCGTCTGACAGGGTCGTTACTTTTCTGGTTAATCCGTAAAATGCCGAATTGACAAGTTCCAGCACCCGGATGGAAATACCGGGATCCGTCTCCACGATTTTTGCCACCTCTTCTAAGGATGCTGTATCATCCCTTGATACGTCAAGCAGTTTGGCCGCGACCTGGGGAAAACTCGGCAGGGTATCCCGGTCAAGGGTTAAAACGGCTTGGATATCCGATTGGGATGGAAGATTTAGCTTATCAGTCATTTGCATGGCACCATTTTATGTAACACCTGACTTTTTGCGGTTTCAGAAAATTTCGCCGGAAAATTTAACTCGGGCGGTAAGACCCAATGCGCCACTTGGCTTGTCCTATATCCAATTGCCTGGCTCAGGGCTGTATGTAATTATCAATTTCCGGGTACCGTGCCCTAAAAATCTTAAATTCATTGATTGTCCGTTCATCTGACGTATCAAGGGCAAATAACCGGCTTAAAATATCTGCCGCATCAGATATTTTATTGTTTTTTTCGCCGGGTTCGGTTTCGATGAGGCGCAACCGGCCGAGCAGGGCAAATTTATCTTCGGACACAGACAATACCTCATCATAAAAAGTCCTTGCCAAATCGTATTGTTGCATCTGCAGGCAGGCATCGGCGATGCGGGTTTTAGCAATGGCTGGATTCATTCCGGAAACCATGGCTTTTTCCCACAGCTTTTTCGCTTTTTGGTATTCCTTATTTCCCCGGGCGCAATCAGCTAATCCGTCCATTGCATAGACATTCCTGGGGTCAATCTCCAGAATCTGTTCGAACAGCGTCTTTGCGTTGGAAAAATCGTCTTGCCTGCGGTAAAAATTGGCCAGCGCACCAATGGCTCTGGGATTTCTGGGTTGTTTTGAGACTAGTTTTTCAAGAAGAGGGCCGGCCAGATCAAATGCCCTGAGGCGAACATAAAGATTGCCAAGCCCCGAGAGCGCAAAGGGATCATCGGGATTCAAATCAATGGATTTTTCATATATCTGTCTGGCGGCCGGGAAGTTCCCTTTTTTGGTTAAGGCATCAGCAAGCCGGGTCATCACCAGATAGTTTTCCGGATATGCATCAAGGGCCTCACTCCAGATCTCTATGGCGCCCGCCAGGTCATTGGTTCCCCTGTATGCATCGCCAAGACCGGACATGGCAAAGGGATTCAGCGGATCAGCCTCAAGGCACATTTGATAATATTTTGCGGCAGTCTTGAATTTTTTTTGCATACGCTTGGCATCACCTAGTGCAACCAGTACATAGGGGTTTTTAGGTGATACGTCCAGGGCGGAGAGCAGTAAAGGCTCAGCTTGATCGGGCTTTCGGGAACGAATGAGTGCCCTGGCCTTTTTGCAAAGGTTTAATGCGTTGATTGAATTGGTCTGATTGTCTTGTTTTTTTTCTTTAACACTTTTCTGCATTAGCTATATGCCTAATCACGTATTCGTATACGTTTCAGTTATGGTGCTTGGTTTTGCGAATTTGATTATCTAGTATCTAATCGTGTGAGTGAATTTTTGTCAATGAGAAAAATTAAAAATCGGCATCATTGAAATATATAATCTGTTTATGGGCGCATGACGGTGAAAATATATTGGCCCGGTTTTAAAAATTTGATAAAGGTTTTATATGTATGATGTCATGATTATTGGTGCTGGACCTGCCGGAACAACTGCCGGATACCTTTTATCCAGATCCGGGTTTTCGGTCCTTTTGCTGGACAGAAAAAATTTTCCCAGGAAAAAAGCATGCGCGGGCGGCATTACGCCCAAGGCCATGAATTTTTTTCCCTTTGATATTTCAGGCCTTGTTCGCCGTACCTGTCGGGAAGTTAAAATTATCCGGCCCGGCAACGCCTCTTTTGTTGTAAAAGCCAAAACCCCTTTATGCTACATTACCAAACGGATGGATCTAGATGCCTATGCCCTGGACAAAGCAATACAGGCCGGCTGCAGGTTTAAAAAAATAGATAAAATCATCGGGCTTGATCAAGATGCGCATGGTGTCAGCCTGACCCTGTCGTGGGACGGCAAAACCGATGTCGTCAGCGCAGGATTTTTGATTGGCGCCGATGGTGCAAATTCAAAAATCCGCAGGCTCATTGGTGGGGACGGTTCGGGTCTCATCAAACTGCCTGCCCTGGAAGCGGATGTACCTGTCAATAATGCAGGGCAATATCATATGACATTTGATTTTTCCAGAAAGATAAGCGGTTATTACTGGATGTTTCCCCGGAAAGAGCATGTGAATATCGGCATTTTCAGTGCCACATCCCAAGGCACCATGAATCAGCATTTACTGAAAAATTATGCCCGTGAACATTTAAATACTGAACTGCTGACCGATGTAAAAGGGTACCCCATTGCCACAAGTTCAGGCACGACATATCTGGGAAAAAATCGTGTGATTTTGACAGGAGATGCGGCCGGCCTGTCCGAACCTTTGTTGGGGGAAGGTATCTATTCTGCAGTAAAATCCGGCACCCTTTCAGCCTGGGCCGTTGAATATGCGTCCGGCCGTAAGTCTTCTGTGCCGTCCGAGGCTATTGGCTGGTACAGGCACGCCCTTAGGGGGATGGGCATGGATTTGCGGCTTTATCGCGGATGTGCATCTATCCTATATAAATATCCAAAAGGGGCCCTTGCTTTGGGATCATGTCGTATTTTGCATAATTTATTTTCCAGGGGATATGCCAAGGGCAAAACCCTGCATGAAGTGTTAATGCCCTTTTCATTTAAAATTTAAAATCAGTATTTCTGCTTCTTATTTATTTGTTCAATGTATGAAAATACAAAAATGTATCGATCTCCACACCAGATTTTTGTCTAAACCTATGAAATAACATTAATGCAATCTATTATAATTCAAAAATGTTATTTTGGCCGGGTATGGCCCAGGCGATGTGCAATGTTTTTCATAGTTATATCTCCTTCAAATTCAGTATCTTATATTTAAATTTTAAAAAAATTTTTTTTTGGCACCCCTCTTGCTCTCTACAGAAGCCATAAAGCGCAAATGATTTTTAATGCACAATTAACAAGGGAGTTAAAATGAAAAAAGTTGTGGCAGTAATCAAACCGTTTAAAGTGGATGAGGTTAAAGATGCTTTAGCCAAAATCAGCATTAACGGTATGACCATTTCAGAAGTCAAAGGCTTTGGCCGTCAGAAAGGACACAAAGAGGTGTACCGCGGCGCAGAATATCAGACAGACTTTGTACCCAAAGTTGAATTGAAAATCTGTGTTGCAGATGAGCAGGCCCAGGCTGTGGTGGATACAATAGTAGAAACAGCGAAAACAGGAAAAATCGGTGACGGTAAAATATTTGTTCTTCCTGTGGAAGATGTTGTTCGTATTCGTACAGGTGAAACCGGAACAGAAGCGTTATAAAATTTATATAATTTAAGGAGATAAAAAATGAAATATGTACTGATGATTCTAACTTCGCTGGCGTTTACCATCACCGCGGCATGGGCCGGGGACGAGGCCCCGACCGTGCTTTCAAATGCAGATGCCATTGCACTGGTCCAGACCCATGCCAACTATGTGTGGACACTTGTTGCCGCTGTGCTTGTTTTCTTTATGCAGGCAGGCTTTGCCATGGTTGAAGCCGGGTTCACCCGTGCTAAAAACGCCGTAAATATCATGATGAAGAACTTGATGGACTTTTCCATGGGTTCACTTTTTTACTGGGCTGTTGGTTTCGGTTTGATGTTCGGCACATCTAAAACCGGTTTTTTTGGTACCACCGGCTTTTTTCTAAGTGATTTCAAGTTGGATGGAGACCCCTGGGTATTGGCATTTTGGATGTTCCAGGTCGTGTTTGCTGCAACAGCTGCCACCATCGTTTCCGGTGCCATGGCCGAACGTACCAAATTTACAGGGTACCTGGTGTACAGTGCGGTTCTGTCTGCGTTGATCTATCCCATCTTTGGTTCCTGGGCCTGGGGATCACTGTTCAACGGTTCCGGTTGGCTTGAAGGTCTTGGGTTTATCGATTTTGCAGGGTCCACAGTTGTTCACTCTGTGGGTGGCTGGGCTGCATTGGCCGGTGCCATCGTTTTAGGTCCCCGGCTTGGCAAATTTACCAAAGACGGCGGTATTAAACCCATTCTGGGTCACAATATTCCCCTGGCAGCCCTTGGCGTATTCATCCTGTGGGTGGGCTGGTTCGGTTTCAACCCCGGTTCCACCACCACAGCGGATACATCCATTGCAATGATTTTTGTTAACACCAATATGGCTGCAGCCACAGGCGCTGTAGTGGCCATGATAGTTTCCTGGGTTAAATTTGGAAAACCTGAAGTGGGTATGAGTTTGAATGGTGCTCTGGCCGGCCTGGTCGGCATTACCGCCGGCTGTGCCAATGTTACACCGGGTTCCTCTATCATAATCGGCGCTGTTGCCGGTATTCTGGTTGTTTTCTCTGTTATGTTTTTTGATAAAATTAGAATTGATGATCCCGTCGGCGCAATTTCAGTACACGGTGTTTGCGGTGCCTGGGGTACCCTTGCTGCAGGTATCTTTAACATCGGTGGCACAACCGTAAAAATTATGTCCGTACAGTGCATCGGTATCGTTTCCTGCTTTGCATGGACATTTTGCACAGCGTTCATTCTTTTTAAAATCATCGACTCTACCATGGGCCTGAGGGTGTCTCCCGAAGAAGAGATGGAAGGCCTGGACTCCACAGAACATGGTGGCAATGCATATCCTGACTTTACAGGTAACTTTTAATTAATTATGCCCCGGGCGGCTGTTGCAACATTGTAAACAGCAGCCCGGCATCCTCCCTATGCAGATATTATCAAGTAAAGTTCCCCCAAGCTCCTGCATATTTGCTTCGCGTCCTCCTTACACGCGAAAGGCTTAAACCACCTGCCGCCTCCCTCCAAGGCGGCAGGTTTTATCATTTCGAAACAGAACTACTTCTTTTAGATCATGAATAGGTTTACCCGACAGGTCATCGATGTGATCAGATCCATACCCAATGGGTGCGTGACTTCCTATGGCCGGGTGGCCACCCTTGCCGGCAATCCCAGGGGGGCCAGGCAGGTTTCAAGAATCCTTTATTCCATGTCCGCAAAACATGAATTGCCCTGGCATCGCGTGGTAAATGCATCTGGAAAAATCAGTTTACCCAAGGGCAGGGGGCATGAACTACAAAAAGCGCTATTGGAATCTGAAGGAGTTTTTGTGTCTCCTGCCGGTGCTGTTGATCTGGATACCTATCTATGGATACCCTAAATATATGGCGGTTTTGTGATGGATTGTTTTTTTTCTCTTGACCCGGGACAGGTAACCCTCTAAACCCGTGTGTGATACTTTAGAGGAGATGCGTTTTTTATGACAGCTTTGGTCAGCCGGCCGGTTGCCGGTATTTTTTTAGGTGCAATCATTATCAGTTTTTCAAGTGTGATGGTGGCACTGTCCCATGTCGATCCATTGATTTCAGCGTTTTACCGTGTGTTTTTCGGGTGTCTGTTTTTGATGATCCCCTGTGGATTAAACCATGAATTCCAACACATTAATCCTAAAGCGAGTTTGACGGCTGTGGGATGCGGCGTTTTTTTTGCCGTGGACCTTATCTCCTGGCATATTTGCATTGGATATGTGGGGCCGGGGCTGGCCACCATTCTCGGTAATTTTCAGGTTTTTATCATGGCCCTGGCAGGCGCTTTGTTGTTCAAAGAGAGGCTGGGGCCTGCCTATATGCTTGCCTTACCCCTGGCGATTCTGGGGTTGTATATGATTATCGGCCTGGATATGGCGCAGTTAACACCCAAATATCTGACCGGTGTGGGATTGGGAATTATAACGGCCTTGAGTTACAGTGTTTTTCTTTTGCTCATGCGATTTATCCACTCCGGATCTGATGTGCCCATGTTTCGTTACCAGGTCATTATGACAGGATGTTGTGCACTAATTATTGGTGCCATCGCGATGTTTATGGGCAGATCCTTTGTTATTCCGGACGTGACATCTTTGGCGGCTCTGGCCGGACTCGGTATTTTATCCCAGGGGCTTGCGTGGGTCATTATATCCCATTATCTTCCCCGGGTGGCGACCTCCAGGGCGGGGTTGATTTTGTTGCTGCAGCCGGCATTGTCATTTGTATGGGACGTCGTGTTCTTTGACCGGCCCACGGGTATGATCGGCTGGATCGGGGTGTCTGTGGTGCTGGCCGCCATCTACATGGGGATGGCGCGTAGGACCTGATTTATCAAAGAAATATCAGGTCGAAGGTGTCCCGGGTGATGTGCAGCCGGGCATCTTAAATGCCGGTTTTATGATATTATCCGATGCCAGACATTTGAGGACATCCATGGCATTGCCAGTGACAAAGGCGTGCATCCGGATTCTGTTTTCAACAAGCCGGGCCGCGTAAGTTTCTGAAATGGCGCCGCAAACCAGGGCCGTGACTTTTTCACGGTTTAAAAGCGCTGCCAGGGCAGCAATATCGTCCGGTTTGAAAGACTCATATTTTTTATTATGAATGCTTTGATTGTCAATGTCGGCAATCAAAAGCGTTTGTGCTGCGTCAAACACAGGAGAGACCCGGTTTCCCCAGGTGGTAATCGCAATTTTCATTGTCTCCTCCTCTTAGCAATTTTTTTTGCCGGTTTTAAAAATGCAAAGGCTGTGCCTTAACAGCCGGGGATATACAATAGCTGCAAACCCTTGTCGGTCTTGAACAATTATACACCGGCAGATGTCATGGGTGCTGCCGTTGTTGCAAAAAAGAGACTTGTAAACGGTATTTGGTTGCACGGCCAATCTCTTTTATAACTGGATACCCAGTTTTTTGATGCGCCGGAACAGGGTGCTTTTGTGAATACCCAGATCCCGCGCTGCGGCATTCCGGTTATTGTTGTTCCGTTTCAATGCATCCGTAATCATTTTAATTTGAGCCGCCACCACTGGGTTTTTATCTCCACCGGTTTGATGTTCCGATTTTGCTGCAAGGGACGGCGGCAGATGGTCCATGGTAATATACTCTTTGGCACACAGCACAAAGGCATGTTCAATGATATTTTCAAGCTCCCTGATATTTCCGGGAAAATCATGGGCCATGAATGCGGCAAGCACCTCAGCGGAGAGTCCCTGGATCATCTTGTTTCGACGCAGGTTCAACCGTGATATGAACTGGTCCACCAGATAGGGGATATCCTCCATTCTATGGCGCAGGGGCGGCAGGGATATTTTGATGACATTGATACGATAGTAAAGATCCTGGCGAAATTCATTGTTTTCCACCATGGTCGTCAGATTCTTATTGGTGGCAGCGATGATTCGGACGTTGGATTGCTCTTTGCTTATGCCGCCAAGGGGGGTATACTCGCGTTCCTGGAGCACCCGCAGCAGTCTGACTTGGAAGGCCGGGCTCGTGTCTGCAATTTCATCAAGAAATATTGTGCCGTTGTCCGCCAGGGCAAAATGGCCGGGTTTGTCTTTAACGGCATGGGTGAATGCCCCTTTTTTGTATCCAAACAGTTCCGATTCCAGCAATGTATCCGGCAGGGCCCCGCAGTTGATGGCCACAAAAGGGGCATCTTTTCTGTGGCTGGTATTGTGAATGGCCTTTGCCATCAACTCTTTTCCGGTACCGGTTTCCCCTTCGATCAAAACGGATGAATCGCTTTCTGCAATCTGGGGCAGGATATTGAAAATATTTTTCATGGCACTGGAGTTGCTCACCATATCGCCGACCCGGACCCCGCCGGTCAACTCTTTTCTCAGGGCTTCCACCACAGAGTGGTCCCTGAAGGTTTCCACCCCGCCTAAAACCTCTCCATTTTTATCAATGAGCAGGGAGGTTGATGCGGTGATGGGAATTTTTTTTTGTTGGGTGTTAATGATGTATGCGGAACTTGATATAAAGGGTTTGCCCTGGTCCATTGTTTTTTTCAAGGCACAGCCTTGTTCACACATGTTGGAGCGAAAAACATCCCAGCAGTGGCACCCGATGGCATCCTGACGGCGGATGCCGGTAATCTCTTCGGCGGCCCGGTTAAAAGATGTGATTTTCCAATTGTAATCAATGGTAAAGACCCCGTCGGAAATTGAATCCAGAATAATTTTGGTGGTGTCAATATTTAGCGGGGTATTGTTATCATTTGGGGACATGTCGGAGAATCCTTTTTTATTTAACCCTGATTTAAATCATATCAAAGGCTTTTTTGCAAACATTGTGTATGATTTTTTTTAACCTACATCGCAAAATTGCCACGGCTTCAAAGCCTTCGTTAATAACTATGATTAGATGATAGTTCCAGGTATATTTGCACTTATGCAACCATATTCTATGTAAAGCCTAACCAAATAGATTTCAAATTTGCAACTACGACCATGGGGCAAATATATACACAATAATGACGCTGTGAAGCACATAAATATAATCGGGCACGGGTTGCGATCACTGTGTTTTATGAAAATATTATTGAAAAACTGTTTTTATAATTAAAGTAAATTCAAAACACGACCGAAAAATAGTCTAAGGGTTTAACAGATAAAAAATGTACTGCCTTCCAACCGGCAACCTATAAGACAGGAGATACGCGAACATGAACATGACCGCAAAATCGCTTACAGCACAGGAGAGCGTCCAGGAGAGAACACCTTTGATTTCTGTGGATAAGCTTCAGAGCGTACAGAAAAATGTTGAAAATACAGAGGCAAAGGAAAACAAGGTCTCTTCCAGCCAGAAAGACAAACAGCAGATGAGTACCGAAGAGGTTAAAGAGGTTGTAGAGTCTTTCCAGGAGATGTCCGAGACCATTCAAACCAAGTTGAGTTTTTCGGTTGATGAAGAGAACAATGAAATCGTTGTAAAAATTTTTGATAAGGAATCCGAAGAGTTGATTCGGCAGTTCCCATCAGATGAGATGCTCTCTTTACAGGATAAAATGAGTGATCTTGCAGGCTTTTTGTTTGACCAGAAAGTTTAAAATTTAAACCGTTTTATAGCCGATAAACAATCGTACCCCTTGTGTTTTAGACTTTGCCTTTCCTGTCGCTTAAAACCCAGTATTAAAGTGTTAATGCTTTATACCGGGTTTTTTGTTTTTTCTAACAAACCTGCGCCTAGGACGACGCCGATAATCAATACCCCGCCGATGAGCGTTGAAACCTCAGGTA contains:
- a CDS encoding flagellar protein FlaG, whose amino-acid sequence is MNMTAKSLTAQESVQERTPLISVDKLQSVQKNVENTEAKENKVSSSQKDKQQMSTEEVKEVVESFQEMSETIQTKLSFSVDEENNEIVVKIFDKESEELIRQFPSDEMLSLQDKMSDLAGFLFDQKV